The window TCGTGCACGGCCGCACTATCCACACAGCAGCTGCCCCCAGCCTGTGGGGCCCGGCAGCTCAGCAAGCTCAAGCGCTTTCTGGCCACCCTGCAGCAGTTCGGCAGCGATATCTCCCCAGAGATCGGGGAGCGTGTGCGCACGCTGGTGCTGGGGCTCGTGGTGAGTCGGGTGGGGACCCGGTGGGTGACCCCAGGCTGGGCCAGCCTcggcctctgccctcccctctccaggCTGAAGCCAAGTGTCTTCTTCCCCAGAACTCCACGCTGACCATCGAGGAGTTTCACTCCAAGCTCCAGGAGGCCACCAACTTCCCACTGCGGCCATTTGTCATCCCTTTCCTGAAGGTACGGACCAACCCCCTTCCCTACCCTGAGGCCCCAGGAGGCCTGAGTCTATCCTCTGCCTGCTTAGATCAGCCCCACCCTCAAAACTCTAATCTCCCACCCCCTGGGAGAACAGTGCTGACCCGTCGGCTGATTGCTACAAACCCGCTGCTGGGCCGGAGCCGTCCTCTCCTGACCCCAGGCTCTGACATGCAGCTCCCAGAACCAGTCCTGTGGTTAGTGGCCAGGACACTCAGCCCTTTAACAGCTATGTTCTGAGCACCCGCTATGTGCCAGCCGACCTGTCATAGATTTTGTGGAGCTGCGGGCAGGGGGCATTTCAATGAAAAAGGAGAGCGAGGAGCAGAACCTTCCAGGCAGCAGGGAGCATGcctgcaaaggccctgaggcaggggtGGGCCTGCAGAGGCCCTgaggtggggggtgtggggtgtgtgtgtgcctgctgtgTTGCGGCCCTGTGCCTGGAACACGGAGTGAGGGGATTGGGACAGTGGACAGACTACCGACTCGTAAGTGAGCAGACAGATGGGTGGATGTCAGTTGGGAAGCCACCTGATACGGTCATCATGGAAGATGAACAGTGGACCAGGGCCTCTCGGCAGGAGCAGTTGATGTTGGGTTGGTGGCAGCTACACCAGGGCGTGTGAGCAATGCAGGCTTCCGGGCCCCCACCCAGACCCCtggagtcagaatctgcattgaACAAAGCACTGAGCAAAGCTTCGGCACAAAACCGGGAGGAGTGTAGGTGCAGACAGCCTCAGACCCGAGTCTGCCCTGCAGGACTTCTCAGGGCCTTCGCTCCCCTATGAGCACCGCACATCTCCCAGAGCAGGTGGAGACAAGGTGCTCCCCAAACGTATTTGACCACAGGCACCTCTGCTCTCTCACCTCCCCAGGTCAGGTTCCACAGTGCACTTGGGAAGCGCTGAATGTGGCTGACATCCCCCACTCGGGCTCTTGTTTTCTGGGCCACAGTGATGCTCACAGCTGTGGGTTCATCCCTCCATGTATGCTGTGCGCCGGTGGGGCCTGCCTTCCAGGGGACAGGCCAGAGCAGATGTGCTCAGGTTCAAGCCCTAACTTTGCCACTTAGCCCCTGTGGTCCTGGGCCGGGCGAGTCCCACTTACGGAGTGCCTCCATGTCTGCGGCTGTAACTTGGGAGCTATTCCTGGGCTGTTGGAAAGGTTGCAGGGAGTGATCAGGCAAAGAATTTGGCATGTGCTCCATTCATCTGGGGATTTCAGGGGTTCCACAGACAGGTATCCCCTGAAAAGCTCTTCTGCAGCTGCCCCCGCCGAGCACCCAGCAGCCCTCAGGGGGCGGCACAGACACTGCCACTGTGTCCAGTTAAcaggcagggaaactgaggcccccgCCCGTGGAGGGGTACCAGAATCCATTGACTCCAAGCCCCCCGGCCCGCGCAGGGTGTGCCCCAGGCCCGCACCTTCCTCCGAGGGGACCCCACGTCACGCCCCCACATCCgctgcctcctctctccttcctgccctccgCCCACACCCTGCTGAGCTCACGCTGAGCTGGGCCCAGGCTTCCCCATCTGGCAGTCATTTGCATTCATCAGGAGCCCTTCCCGCTCCTCCTTTCAACTTACTGCTGACTCCTCGCTCCCCATCTTTGGGGACACCGCGCGCCTGCTTCTTCTGTCAGATCAGATATTTACAGCAGACGCCGCCCCCCGTGTCAGCTGCCCATGTTTACCAGGAGCAGGGAAAACACGACACATCCCTGCTCTCACCCAACCAGGCCTGCAGCCCCCTGCCCCTTGAGCTCGGTACCCTCTGCCTCCTCTCAGGGGCACACCCAACCTGGCACCGCCTGCCTCAGTGTCCCCTCTGCCCTCAGCACGGCCATGGGGCTGTCAGGACTCTGGTGCCCTGACTGCCCTCCTGGGAACAGGCAGCTGGGGTGAGGGACGAGCTGGCTACACTGAATGCCCATGGCCCTGCCCAGGGCCCTAGACCAAGGTGCTGTCAGGGACAGAGTCCATTCGCCTGCCTGACATGGGGCTTCTGGGCAGGTCAGGCCTGTTCCCCGGTCTTGTGGACAAGGCACCGGCCAGAGCCCTGCCCGGGGagtgcccctcccctgccccccattcACTGTAGGACCCTGGCCTCTTCAGAGTGCAGAGCGCTGCGGGGAGCCTGCAGGGTGTGCCGGCctgctggaggggtggggtgggctcgGTTTTCCCACCTGGGACCTGGGAGCCACAAAGACAGTGCCTTCCAGTGAACTGATGGCCCCCCCAGGCCCACCATGGTGCACCTGCGTGGTGGCCCCCCAGGCCATCTCCTATGAAAGAGGCAGGAGCTGCTTCCGGTCCACCAGGCTCACACCCAGCTCTGCCCTCGGGTAATTGAAACCCCCATTTCCCAGTCCCCTCTCGGGTCCCTGGGGTGTGACCACCCACCTCCCCAGGTGGGACTGGACCAGTAAATTTACAGGAGGAATGGGAGGAGCCACAGCTTCTCGCAGCTCCAGCTGCAGGTGAGGCAGgagtcagagaagttaagtgacctgcccacagtcacacagcaTAGTCAGGGTGGGCTGACACAGGGCACCCAGTCATGCAGGCTGTGTGTGCAGTGGAGACAATAGAAACATCATAAACCCTCACTACATGAGAGACACCTGCTCCACTGACACCATCACCCACCGGCCTCAGTTCCCTCTGGGAAGAGGGCAGGGTGGAGCCTTTGATCAAGCAGCAGAAGAGGGTTCACATCTCAGTGGTGAGGCATCCCGGGTGCCCTGAGTCCTGGAGACAGCACTCAGGCTGCTGTCTTGGAGGGACATGAGGCCCCCGCAGTCTCTACCCATTTCTTCCAGCCTGGGGTCCCCAttcccccagcccagggccccaACAGCCCTGCATCCTCTCCTGAGCCCAACACTGTGCGTGGCTGTGTGGTGGGCTTTCCAGGAGCCGGGAGATGCCACCCACCCGGCCGGCCCTCTGCCCAGGGCCCCCGCTCCCAGCTGGCCCCAGCTGGCCAGGAATCCAGATGTTTCCATGGGTGGTGGACGGACAGCGGCCAGCCGTGCTGTCCCCGCCCTGCTGTGccgggagaggagggggagggaggatgtTTGGCGTCTTCCGATCTCCCGGGACCTCCTTTCCCAGCTCATGCTCCTAACGTGTTCAACAGATGGCGGGCTGGCCCTTGTTCAGCTATCCAAATAGAAAAACAGGCCTGGCAGCCGGCGCTGCTTCACAAAAACGCATCGGCTGCTTGATCCATCCGGGTGGATGGCAGGCGGGGGCTGGGGAggcggaggtgggaggggctgcGAGGCAGCTTGGAAACACCATGAGAAAGTTGAGGAACTGCATTTATTTACAAATACTCAGAACTCTGGCTGTCCCGAGCGGCCTGCCGCTGGGCCCCCATCCAGCCTGCACCCCTTGCCCAACGGTGGTTCTGGGAAGACCACAGAGTCCCCTGCGGCCCAGCTGGCAGGCCCAGAGCCCGGTGAGGGCGGAGGCTGGAGGACACAGCGGTCACGTCCGGTTGTCACAGGCCAGATCTGCATTTGAATCCTGtacccaccccacacacaccacaccctcCTGTGCTGTGGTGCCTAACCCACAAATGTGGAGCCAAGTGGTCGTGTCCAGACAACCCCCCTCCCCCGGGAGGTGACCACGTGTTGGCTCAGTGATGTGGGCACACAGAGCCTTCCTTCCAGGCCAGGCTGGGAGGGGAAGTGGGAAGTCAGGGGCCAGCCATCCAGGGCAGGTGTGCTGGGGTCCTGCTCCTCCATGGTGCAAGTTGAGTGTGGGGGCCGCCCCTCCACTCTGAGCCTCACTCTGTCCTCCGAGAGGGGTTCACCCAAGACCTGCTCCCACAGGTACAGGCAGTGGGTCCTGAGGAGGAGCCCTCCTCACCTTCTGATGCCAGAGCAGAAGGGAGTTTAGTGATGGGAAAAAACCCCAAATCCCCTGGGGGCATGGTCTTGCCCTCATTCCCAAGCTGTAGCAGAGGAatttgaggcccagagaggtcgtgcatcttgcccaaagtcacagagcaatGCTGGCCATTGGCCTCCCTGCCTCACATCTGAGCACCCTTGTGCCCTGACCTCAGCCGGCAGACAGTCCAAGCCCGTCCCGCCCTCCCCACAGGCTAACCTGCCCCTGCTGCAGCGGGAGCTCCTGCACTGCGCCCGCCTGGCCAAGCAGAGCCCTGCACAGTACCTGGCCCAGCATGAGCAAGCCCTGCTGGATGCTGACGCCTCTTCCCCTGTCGACTCCTCGGAGCTCCTGCTGGAGGTTAACGACAACGGCAAGAGGAGGACCCCCGACAGGTACCTAGGGGCGCAGCAGGCAGCGCCCTCCCCTTCTGACTCCTGAGAGCTGCCCTCCTGCCGAGGCTCAGCAGGCGCCCAGTGCCAGGGCTGAGAACGCAGGTGGAAACTGTGTTGTGTTCCGTGGCTGCTGCCACTGGGCTGGTCAAGTTCAGCCTTAACCGCACAGGCTGATCACTGGGAGGCCACCCTCTCTGGCCGTGGCAAGGCCTCTTGAGGACTCAGATGCCCATCACCCCACCCCGGGAGGACAAGGGAGAAGGCAGGAGTCTGCCCGACAGGAGTTCCCCACAGGTGTGCCTGAATGTCCAGCGGCCCGAGGTCCCCAGGTGCTGGGCTGACACCCACTGCTGGGTCACAGTGCGGGTGTGTGTCCTGCTGCCAGGGAAGGCTGTCTCTCCCCACTCTCTCCAAGAAGACCCAAGCACCCTGACCTCCAAGCCCCAGGAGCCCGCACCCCTgagaaggaggggaaagggggtgCCAGACACCCAGTGGGCAGGTCTGTCTCCCACTCGCTCACTCTGTCCAcgcccctgcctccctctctcccctcggTCCATGGCTCGTGGTCCCTTGACCACTGTCCCCACCTGCTCTCTGGACCAGGACCAAAGAGAATGGGTCAGACAGGGACCCACTGCACCCGGACCACCTCAGCAAACGGCCATGCACCCTGAGCCCCGCCCAGCGCTACAGCCCCAGCAACGGGCTGCCCCACCCGCCGCCGCCCCCACACTACCGCCTGGAGGACATGGCCATGGCCCACCACTTCCGGGACTCCTACCGCCACCTTGACCCCCGGGAGCTGCGGGAGCGCCATCGGCAGCTGGGTGAGTGGTGTGGGCAGGGGCGGCCAGGGCGGCTGTGTGTACCTGCAGGCGGGCACCGCCTGGACACGTCTATCTGGAAGGAGGGACCTGAGAACACAATGCAGAGGAAGGATCTGCACCCCACCCCAGCTGGGCTGTGCCGGAAGCCTGAGGGACAGTCATCTTTTGAGACTCTGTCCTGGGGGGGCAACCCGACATCCCCCAGACCCAGAAAGACCCCTCCCCATGGAGGGAGGGGCACCATGGCTGCAGAAGTACCTGTCCTGGGGGACTTAGAGCCTCTTGGGGTACATGGTAGCCAGGAAACACCTGGCACGTGGGGGTCCCCAAGTCATAGGAGCTGTGGCCTCGCCTCCAAGACCTGGGTGCCCCAAGGGATCAGCAGAATGCACCACTGATCACACATGGCCACAGTTCTGCCCTCTAATGGGACGGGCATCAACACCAAAATACCAGATCCTTAGGAGGTGGTCCCTGAGCAGAGGAAGGAGATGAGAGAGACTGGGTGCTGGAGCCACACCCCTGGGGGCAGGACTGCCTGGTCCTCTGAGCTCTGAGATTCCTTAGGTGTACCCCTGGGCAAGTGATGGCCCCCCCGGCTCCCGCACACCTGCAGCCTCTCTGCTGATTGGTCTATGAGCAGTCCTGCCCTTGGGGCATGAGGGGTTAATAGAGGGCTGGGTCCAGAGTGGGTGCCATCAGGCCCAGCTGTGCTGGTGGCAGGGTGACAGCTCTTGGTGGAAGTCTGGTTGGCACTGTATGCTTTACTGGGCTCCAGAAGGCGGCACCCCCAATGTGTTCTGATATACCTGTGTGATGTGTTAGCCCACCCACATCACAGATGGgcagactgaggcccagaggggtaATGGACATGCCCAAAGTCGTCTAGCAATGACAACCAGCCTTCTGAACCTCCTCTGTGCTGGTCAAAGAGATGAATAAGACCAGCCTGCAAAGGCTGCCCCTGAGACGGAGGCCCAGGACACCAACCGGGGGCCCAGAGGCAGGGTCAGCAGAGGCCTTGCCCCTTATCAGGctgtctccccacctcctccctacGGGAGCTGCCAGGGCCTGGGCCCAGGCAGCAGGTGACAGCGTCTGGATCCCCACAGCCGGGTCAGGCAGGTGCTAATTCCCATCCGCTTCTGCTAACGCAAAAATAAACGCCAGCTGTCAGGCAGATCTCAGCCACTATTTTGGTTGGGGCGTTGGCGCGGGCCCCAGCTCCACGAGCAGCAGGGCAGGGCGGTGGGTGGACAGCGGGCTGTGGCTACCACCTCCCACCTTGGCTGCAATTTGAGGAGGTGTTTCAGGTTTGGGGACCAAGAAAGGCCTAAGTAGACCCCAGCCCAGGAAGCATGGAACATGCTGGGTCACAGTGAGGGTGATCGTGTTCGGTATTTCAAGCAGTATAAGAGGAGAAGCTATGAGAACGCCAGATGCTGCCCCTCTGGCATGAATTTCTCGGCTCAtggttgttttgtttctgtttaggGGGTGGGGGCATCCCATTGTTTCAGTCCCTGGAGCTGTACCAGCCAGTGGCTAAGAGCACAGCCCCAGCACCAGTTGACCTTGCTTGACCTTGGTCAACATGTCCCCTTaaccagcctcagtttcctcatctgtaaagtggaaataaCGGCATGACCCCCTCCCCTAGAGGATGAAGCAGGGGTGAATGGGTAAAGCACTAAGTACAGAGCCCTCCTCCATCCACACCAGGGGCTCTCCCCTCCCActagggaggcagggaggcggggaaactgaggccacagGTAAGACAAGGGGCCCAGGCCCCATGGGGAATGAGTGCCAGGGCTTTTGACCTTTTCAAGCCTCACTGTTTCCCAGTAGACCACACTTGGAGCTGCTTATTTGAGACCCAGCAGATTAAGCCATGCACCCCTCTTACCAAGCGGGAGCTCAGCCCAGGAGCTCAGCCCACGGAGGGGAACAGGCCTTGCCAGCCCTGCCCTGTGGACTGACACAGTCTGCTGGGTGATTGAGAATAAGCAAGGAAGCACCTGTGATTACTAAGCAACCAGAGATATACAGGGCTTAAGGGAATCTGGGAGCACAAGGCTGCTGAGGAGGAAGGAGCCTGTCACCTGGGCTTTGGAGGGTGCATAGGAGTTCAGCTAGCTCAGGAAAAGCAGTACAGTGTGAGTTGAAGCCAGGCAGCCACAAGGAGACCCTGAGCAGTGGAGAAGCCCCTTAAGTGAGGTCCACTGCCATTTCTCTGGCAGCagggggcagaaagagagagTGGCTGAAtttgggggaggagaaggagtaGTCAAAGCAAGGGATGGGGACACTGGTTTCTTCCTCTCAAGCATGAGTAGAGGAGAGGCCTGTTCCTGACCCACTCCATCCAGGGCGGTGGGCAAAGAGAGGGTCAGAGCCTTGGGTTctcttcctcacctccccacTTACCCTAGGCGGGCACAGCCTGTGGGCGGGGCCTGGGTGGGGATGTGAGCAGGGGCGTGGCTTGATTggcaggggcggggcctgagCTTACGCTCCCTCCGCAGCAATGCACGGATCCCGGCCTGAGGAAGTGATTGACCACAGGCTCACGGAGCGCGAGTGGGCGGAAGAGTGGAAGCACCTCAATAACGTGAGTGTCCAGGCTCAGGCCACGGGGTGCCGCAGCCACTCCCAGGCGCCCTGCCCAACCTGCAGAGGCTGCGGGGGCCGGCCGCTGTGCCCTCCCTCAGCCCTGTGCCCAAGCCTCTGCTTCTGCACTCCTGGCCAACCCTCAGAACACTCCCTCCCTGGGCCGCCATGGACTGTCTCCCTGAGGAAGGTCCCTTGGCCATGAGGGTTGGACCCCTTCAACACCATTTTCAGGTCATGCCCACCCCGTGTCCTTTTGGGGAGGGGAGCCCAAGAGAAGGGTGGTCCCCAGAGCAGCACTGACCCCTCTGCTCCACGGGGCAGACCACAACtccaggactgcaaggagagctcCAGCTCTGGGTCCTGGACAGTCTCCCCACCAGTGGGAGCCCTGGGTGCCTCCCCAGTCCTTGCGCAGGTGCTCAGGGATCTTTCGCAGCAGCAGAAATGGGTTTTCCAGCCAATGCCTCAAGAGCTGTGGGTAGGCTACACAGTCGGGTGGACCGGGCTGGAGTGTGGGACAGTGTCCTAGCTGTCCTCCTCTGCGTGCGACTCACCCACCCTGGGTGCCCACAGCTCCTAAACTGCATCATGGACATGGCCGAGAAGACGCGGCGGTCGCTGACCGTGCTGCGCCGCTGCCAGGAGGCTGACCGTGAGGAGCTCAACCACTGGATCCGGCGCTGCAGCGACGCGGCAGAGGACAGCAAGAAGGGCCCTGGGCCGACCGCCCGGCCCCTCAGCAGCTCCACAGGCACAGAAGGTGCTCAGCTAGGTGCGCTGGGGGGCACGTGTGGGGCCGATGCAGGGGGACCAGGGGCCAGGCCATCACTGATCATGGCCCTGCAGGGAAATAACACCCAAACCACCCCACCTGGAAAAGAAGGGTCTTCTGCTGCACTGACACTGCCTGACCTGCGGGGATGCCCAGTTCTTGGTTCCGATGGGACAAGGGCTCGGCACTGGGAGGCCCCCGGGGGCTTGATGACTGTGGAACCTGAGAGAGGCCATCTCGTCCCAGCTCCCAGTCAAATCCAAGGCCCATTGCCCCTGACAGTCTTCCTTCATGACATTGCCCTGTTCCCCCCTCCACCAGCTGCAGAGACAGGGTTTCCCCCATGTGTACCTCAGGAACCCCCAAGGTCACTCCCACGCCCTGCCCCCAAGGCCCAACCAGGCGAGGCCCCATCTTGTGTGTGACGCTGGTGTCCCTGTGTTTCAGACGTCCACCGGGAGTTCATGCCTCGGACCCTGTCTGGCTACATGCCCGAGGAGATCTGGAGAAAGGCGGGTGAGTGGGGATGGCCTGGGGCCCCAgactctcccaccctccccataTGCTGGAGGGGCCCAGCAGGGCCTTCCCAGGCCTGCTGACCCACTCTCCACCCTCCAGGGCGTGGCACTCTGCACACAGTAGAGGGCAGGCTTTGGAGATTTCCCCACAACCATGCCTGGCTGCCCGCTCCGGGGTTGTGGGCAGGGGAGATCCAGCTGGACTGGCCCACTAGATGAACAGCCCGAGGTGTCCTTTTCAGAGGAGGCGGTGAACGAGGTGAAGCGGCAGGCAATGTCAGAGCTGCAGAAAGCCGTGTCTGACGCTGAGCGCAAGGCCCACGAGCTCATCAGCACAGAGCGGGCCAAGATGGAGCGGGCCCTGGCCGAGGCGCGGCGGCAGGCCTCCGAGGACGCCCTCACTGTGGTCAACCAGCAGGAGGACTCCAGCGAGGTAGggccgcccccctcccctccccccagtccAGGACGCAACCCTGGCTCTACCACCTCCCAGCCACGTGACCTTGTGCAGCCCCGCCCGGGGCCTCTTGACCCCACGTGCCCTGGTGAGCTGGATCCTGTGGGTGTCCTGAttgtacagatgtggaaactgaggcctccAGAGAGTGGCTGGCTCACCCCAGGTCACTCCCCAGGAAGTGGTGGGACTGTTGTTCAAACCCAGGCTGGCTGACACCAAAGCCCATGACCTCTCTGACCCCTGAAAGCAGAAGGGTGTGCAAGTCACCATGCTGGTGCCTGTGTGTCTGGGAGCTGGACCGATCTGGTGGGGCAGGTGGGAAACCTGGGTGACCACATACATTCTCTCCTTGTCTGAGAATGGCTCAGAAGGCAGAGAGGTGAAGAGGAGGGTGCAGCCCTCTCCAGGGGCCCCTGGACTGTCTTTAAGGAGGGCACTTCTCCAAAATCCCCTGGGCCTGTCTGTGCTGGGCCGGCCCTGGGAGGGAATGAGGAGATGACTCCCGGTCAGGTGATGCCCATGTGCATCTCTTTTCCACTGCACTCTCAGCTGGAGCAGACAGACCTGACGGTCTGAGGGACCAAGGGAGAGGGGACGCAGGATGATGGCCTGTGCAGCTTCAGGCCATGGACGCGCATGCGGGGGAGGCTACCTGGGCGGGTGGGCCTTCCTGCCAGGGAGGCTTGGCTTCCCCACCCCACAGCCCACGCTGCTGCCTCCGGCCTTTGGAAGGTAGAATCCCTGCCCACCTTCTGCTCACGTGGGTGGCTGGGGTCAATTGCTTATTCCACAAAAAAGGAGCAGAGGCCCAGAGGTAGGGAAAGGACTTCAGCAGCTGTGGGCACTCACCACCCCTTTACTCTGCCCAGGCTGTGACATTCTGGTATCAAAGCCTTGGCAGTGCCAGGAGGGATTcctgaaagagagggaaggggccATGGCACACCATGAacctggggtgggctggggtggtggGAGCCTGTCCCGCCAGAGTGGCCCAGGCAAGGGGCCATATCTGCAGAGGGTCACCTGCGAGCCTGGGAGTgttgagttttcttcttttcttgctctGTGATGCTGTGGCTGGGTTTGAGCCGGTGTGTTTGGAGTGTGTGCCTGGTCTGCAGCTGGGTGGGTGCTCAGGGGAAACAGGGGGTGAATCTGGGCCACCCTGATCGTTCCCCCTCACCTCCAGAGCTGCTGGAATTGTGGGCGCAAAGCCAGCGAGACATGCAGCGGCTGCAACGCGGCCCGCTACTGCGGCTCCTTCTGCCAGCACAAGGACTGGGAGAAGCACCACCATGTGTGCGGACAGAGCCTGCAGGGCCCCGCGGCTGCCGTAGCCGAGCCTGTGCCCGGACAGTCCGACACTGCCACAGGCCTgggcccctgcctgcccccgGCCGCTGCCAGCCCCAGCGAGGCGGGCTCCACTGGGCCTTCCCGCCCTGGCTCTCCTGGCCCACCCGGCCCCCTGGACGCAGCGCCCCGCTGACCCGCCAGGACCTGATGCCCATCGAACTGCCCAGCCCCGCCCGGCCCGCAGGACGCGCACCCAGCCCTGGGAGCCGACCATGGGAGTCACCGCTGCTACTGCTTCTctccaaaagaaaacagaaccaaCAAGACTGCATCCACACGACTTCCTCAGCTACCTGACGATCACGCCTCGACCTCTTCCGAATCCTCAGAAACCACCCGCTGAACTTGAGGCAGCGGGCGGACGCCGGCCAGAGGTGACCGGCTCGTCCAcacccacctctccctccctgtcttgctctctgtcttgtttttctctctttatgaCTTTCACATACTTTCTCTTCGATGAAAAAATAGAATTGTTTGGTGGCTTATATTTTCATTGAAGAATTTTGGGGGACTTTGTGGCAAGAGAGCTACTcagaaatggacaaagaaaactgaggttttctCCCCTTGCCTGATtcaaaaggcaaaaggaaaactgTTCTTTCATAGCCGGAGATCTGAGCCGCCAGTTCATGGAAACCGCCCTAGGGGTGTGTGGCCAATGCGGTGAGGCTGGTGAGAAAGATGTCAGACTCAAGtcgtaatttttcattttcagaattttttctcctttaatgtcAAATTCTTTGGCTTTAAGTAGAAAtccaaaaagttttttaaaaaaaagaaaaaaaaaggtaaaggaagcatgctgcagtccatggggtcgcaaagagtcggacacgactgagcgacggaaatgaactgaactgaaaggaagcaTACCTGTAAACTACCTTGCCAGCTAGCTAGCCAAGGACGCCGGACACACCTCTGCTccaaaggaaatccaaaaaacatACACAAGAAGTCAAAATCCAAAATTTTGTTGTCACTGCCAAAGGAtgtttttcactgttttcctCCACGCCTGGGCTTGTTCCAATGTCCGTCTTTTCTCTTGCTTTGATTCTGTTTGGGGGGCGATGGGGTATTGGGGTTTGGAGTGTTTTGTCCAACAGGAAgcaacttctttcttttcaactccatggcaGCGCCTCCCCTGGGGCCGGGTGGGGTGGGCAGTGAGGCCCTCGGCACCCACacgtgtgtgcaagtgtgtgtgtgcatgtgcgctgGGACACACCCAGCATGCATCTGCACACACGCAGGAAGGGTATCTTGTCCGTCCTCACACCCTCTGTGAATTTCCATCACATTTCATCCTTTCCACTTGTGAAAAAAGTGCTAATGTGTCCTTCCGAGAGAGAATATAATTCCGAGACAAAACTGTGANNNNNNNNNNTCCGCTTCTGCTAACGCAAAAATAAACGCCAGCTGTCAGGCAGATCTCAGCCACTATTTTGGTTGGGGCGTTGGCGCGGGCCCCAGCTCCACGAGCAGCAGGGCAGGGCGGTGGGTGGACAGCGGGCTGTGGCTACCACCTCCCACCTTGGCTGCAATTTGAGGAGGTGTTTCAGGTTTGGGGACCAAGAAAGGCCTAAGTAGACCCCAGCCCAGGAAGCATGGAACATGCTGGGTCACAGTGAGGGTGATCGTGTTCGGTAT of the Cervus canadensis isolate Bull #8, Minnesota chromosome 18, ASM1932006v1, whole genome shotgun sequence genome contains:
- the CBFA2T3 gene encoding protein CBFA2T3 isoform X5, with the translated sequence METRDKETDRKEKATAMPDSPAEVKTQPRATPPSMPPPPPVASQGATRHPSFTPHTNREDGPAMSLPHGRFHGCLKWSMVCLLMNGSSHSPTAIGGAPSTPNGFSNGPATSCTAALSTQQLPPACGARQLSKLKRFLATLQQFGSDISPEIGERVRTLVLGLVNSTLTIEEFHSKLQEATNFPLRPFVIPFLKANLPLLQRELLHCARLAKQSPAQYLAQHEQALLDADASSPVDSSELLLEVNDNGKRRTPDRTKENGSDRDPLHPDHLSKRPCTLSPAQRYSPSNGLPHPPPPPHYRLEDMAMAHHFRDSYRHLDPRELRERHRQLAMHGSRPEEVIDHRLTEREWAEEWKHLNNLLNCIMDMAEKTRRSLTVLRRCQEADREELNHWIRRCSDAAEDSKKGPGPTARPLSSSTGTEGAQLDVHREFMPRTLSGYMPEEIWRKAEEAVNEVKRQAMSELQKAVSDAERKAHELISTERAKMERALAEARRQASEDALTVVNQQEDSSESCWNCGRKASETCSGCNAARYCGSFCQHKDWEKHHHVCGQSLQGPAAAVAEPVPGQSDTATGLGPCLPPAAASPSEAGSTGPSRPGSPGPPGPLDAAPR
- the CBFA2T3 gene encoding protein CBFA2T3 isoform X4, with translation MSPCGHPPLPQAAARRPEAVWGTETSSSEEPRLTKACVFPSRAHEVEKGIEREAHEAPHHCPQRGCPPPTSAGFRFLNPPSGSMSRASPVLDSGPSASTSCSTPRGPRKGGPADRKEKATAMPDSPAEVKTQPRATPPSMPPPPPVASQGATRHPSFTPHTMMNGSSHSPTAIGGAPSTPNGFSNGPATSCTAALSTQQLPPACGARQLSKLKRFLATLQQFGSDISPEIGERVRTLVLGLVNSTLTIEEFHSKLQEATNFPLRPFVIPFLKANLPLLQRELLHCARLAKQSPAQYLAQHEQALLDADASSPVDSSELLLEVNDNGKRRTPDRTKENGSDRDPLHPDHLSKRPCTLSPAQRYSPSNGLPHPPPPPHYRLEDMAMAHHFRDSYRHLDPRELRERHRQLAMHGSRPEEVIDHRLTEREWAEEWKHLNNLLNCIMDMAEKTRRSLTVLRRCQEADREELNHWIRRCSDAAEDSKKGPGPTARPLSSSTGTEDVHREFMPRTLSGYMPEEIWRKAEEAVNEVKRQAMSELQKAVSDAERKAHELISTERAKMERALAEARRQASEDALTVVNQQEDSSESCWNCGRKASETCSGCNAARYCGSFCQHKDWEKHHHVCGQSLQGPAAAVAEPVPGQSDTATGLGPCLPPAAASPSEAGSTGPSRPGSPGPPGPLDAAPR
- the CBFA2T3 gene encoding protein CBFA2T3 isoform X2 is translated as MSPCGHPPLPQAAARRPEAVWGTETSSSEEPRLTKACVFPSRAHEVEKGIEREAHEAPHHCPQRGCPPPTSAGFRFLNPPSGSMSRASPVLDSGPSASTSCSTPRGPRKGGPADRKEKATAMPDSPAEVKTQPRATPPSMPPPPPVASQGATRHPSFTPHTNREDGPAMSLPHGRFHGCLKWSMVCLLMNGSSHSPTAIGGAPSTPNGFSNGPATSCTAALSTQQLPPACGARQLSKLKRFLATLQQFGSDISPEIGERVRTLVLGLVNSTLTIEEFHSKLQEATNFPLRPFVIPFLKANLPLLQRELLHCARLAKQSPAQYLAQHEQALLDADASSPVDSSELLLEVNDNGKRRTPDRTKENGSDRDPLHPDHLSKRPCTLSPAQRYSPSNGLPHPPPPPHYRLEDMAMAHHFRDSYRHLDPRELRERHRQLAMHGSRPEEVIDHRLTEREWAEEWKHLNNLLNCIMDMAEKTRRSLTVLRRCQEADREELNHWIRRCSDAAEDSKKGPGPTARPLSSSTGTEDVHREFMPRTLSGYMPEEIWRKAEEAVNEVKRQAMSELQKAVSDAERKAHELISTERAKMERALAEARRQASEDALTVVNQQEDSSESCWNCGRKASETCSGCNAARYCGSFCQHKDWEKHHHVCGQSLQGPAAAVAEPVPGQSDTATGLGPCLPPAAASPSEAGSTGPSRPGSPGPPGPLDAAPR
- the CBFA2T3 gene encoding protein CBFA2T3 isoform X6, whose protein sequence is MPDSPAEVKTQPRATPPSMPPPPPVASQGATRHPSFTPHTNREDGPAMSLPHGRFHGCLKWSMVCLLMNGSSHSPTAIGGAPSTPNGFSNGPATSCTAALSTQQLPPACGARQLSKLKRFLATLQQFGSDISPEIGERVRTLVLGLVNSTLTIEEFHSKLQEATNFPLRPFVIPFLKANLPLLQRELLHCARLAKQSPAQYLAQHEQALLDADASSPVDSSELLLEVNDNGKRRTPDRTKENGSDRDPLHPDHLSKRPCTLSPAQRYSPSNGLPHPPPPPHYRLEDMAMAHHFRDSYRHLDPRELRERHRQLAMHGSRPEEVIDHRLTEREWAEEWKHLNNLLNCIMDMAEKTRRSLTVLRRCQEADREELNHWIRRCSDAAEDSKKGPGPTARPLSSSTGTEGAQLDVHREFMPRTLSGYMPEEIWRKAEEAVNEVKRQAMSELQKAVSDAERKAHELISTERAKMERALAEARRQASEDALTVVNQQEDSSESCWNCGRKASETCSGCNAARYCGSFCQHKDWEKHHHVCGQSLQGPAAAVAEPVPGQSDTATGLGPCLPPAAASPSEAGSTGPSRPGSPGPPGPLDAAPR